The Aeoliella mucimassa genome includes the window TGCAATGCCACCCGCAAGTGATCGAAGCCGCCTGCGAGGCGACGCGCAGGTGGGGAGTGGGTTCGGCCACGAATCGTGGGGGATGGGGCACGACACCGCCGGTACAAGAAGTCGAACACCGCGCGGCCCAGTTTTGGCAGTGCGACGACGCCTACTACTTTGCCTCGGGCTACTCGTGCAACCACATCCTGCTGTCGGCTATTCACCGGTCGGTCGATATGTTGTTTGTCGACGAGTTTGCTCACTTCAGCATCGAAGATGCGTGCCGATTCTTCCGATTGCCGATAGTCCGCTTTCGACATCGCGATGCCATGGCGCTAAGCGAATCGCTGGGCGAACATTTGCCTCCAGGGGCAGTTCCGCTGGTGTTCAGCGATGGTGTCTTCGCCTCGCGGGGTAGTCTGGCTCCCGTCCAACAGTATCTCGAAGTGTTGCAAGTGTACGACCACGCAGCATTGTGCCTCGACGATTGTCACGCGGTGGGGGTGCTGGGGACACGTGGTTGGGGAACCTACGAGCACTTTGGTCTCGATACCGCACAGGTGAATGACTTGCCACTTAGCAGCGCTGCTCCGCGACTTTTTGCTACCGGAACCTTGAGCAAGGCATTCGGTGGGCATGGTGGAATTGTTTACGGCTCCACGCGGTTCATTCACGCCGCGCGCGATGGCAGCGACTACTTCCGCGGCGCCAGCGCCCCAGCCACTCCAGCAGCGGCCGCCAGCGCGATGGGTCTGCAGCTAGTCACCGAGAATCCCGAGATCGTTTACCGATTACAACGCAACGCGAAGTACCTGAGAGCGGGCCTCCGCTCACTGGGGCTGGAAGTCGATTCATCGCCTGTCCCTTTCGTCGGCATCACTCTCGGGGATGGAGCAAACATGGCACGCCTGCAGCAGTCGCTCGCCAGTGATCAGATTCTCGTCGCCCATTCGCGATGCTACTCAGGATTGGATGCCGACGGGGCGCTGCGAATCGCCGTGTTTGCCACCCATACCACGGAAATGATCGATCAATTGCTCACCGCGCTGGCCAAGCACTTGTAAAATCATAAATTGCCGACCATTCACGTTATCCACGGAAGCTCTTAAACCTACGATGTTCAACACTCCCTTGATCCATCCCGATAACACCTGGGCGCTATGGGCCGTAATCGTCACTGGCACCGCGCTTGCGATTTGGCTCGAACAAACCTATCGCTGGGCGGCGAAGATCAGCGGTCCGTTTATCGCCTTGCTATTGGCGATGCTGCTCTCGAACACCGGAGTGATGCCAACCGAGGCCAAGGCTTATGGCGTTGTGTCGGATTACCTGGTACCGCTGGCGATTCCATTGCTGCTACTCCGCGCAAACGTGTTTCGCATCGCAAAAGAAACAGGACCCATGTTCATGGCGTTTCATCTAAGTGTGCTGGGCACGATGCTCGGGGCCGTGTTCGCCACGATGGTGCTTCACAATCAAGTCGAGCAGGTCAGCGAAACGGCTGGCATCATGACAGCCAGCTATACCGGCGGAGCGGTGAATTTTTTCGCCGTGCGGGAGGCGTTCACGTTAAGCGAAAACTTGGTAAGCCCGCTGCTGGTGGCCGACAACTTCATCATGGCCGGAGTATTCCTGCTGCTTCTGGCGATCGGCGGCAACGCAACCATGAAGCGCTGGTATGGCCTGAGCGAAGAAGCCACTAGCGACGACAGCAGCGATGGAACGTCGGCCAGCGTTCACTGGAAACCACAACCGATCAGTCTACTCGACTTGGCCAAATCGTTTGCCATTTCATTGTGTGTAGTGGCCGTCGCCAGCACGCTGGGTGGGTGGATTCGTGGAACTTTTCCCGACTCGCTGCTAGGCACCGTGCTTGGCAACGACTTTGTGTTGATCACCTTCCTATCGGTGATCCTGGCCACCCTGTTTCGGAGAAGCCTTGAGAAGATCAACGGAGCGAACGAACTCGGCACGTTGATGCTCTACATCTTTCTGTTCGCCATCGGATTGCCAGCCGATCTGTTAGCGGTGCTTGGCAACGTTCCGATGTTGTTTGTGTTCTGCCTGATCATCGCGGTGACCAACCTATTGGTCACGTTAATCCTGGGGCGGCTGCTGCATCTCGACCTGCGAGAACTGTTGGTCTGCGTCAGCGCGACTCTCGGCGGCCCCCCGACTGCCGTAGCCATCGCGATCACCCAAGGCTGGAAGCACCTTATCGTCCCCGCAACGCTCGTGGGCATCTGGGGTTACGTGATCGGCACGTTCCTCGGTGTGTTTATCGGAGAAACGCTTCTGCGGGTGCTTGGCTAGCTTCTGCCTGCTAAACCAGTGTTACTTGGTTTTCAGCCGCAGTACGGTAAACGACCAAGCGGGGTACTCGCGAGTGAAGCGAGGTCCGCTAACTGTTTCGGTGCTTTCCGTGGGGGCCACCTGCTTGGGTTGGGCGATGGAGTTCTCGGCTTCAGGATCGTCGGAGGCCAAGGTAATGACCGTGCATTGATCGCTCGCGAGTTCGGCGCCCGATAGATCGATTTCTATCTCGCAAGGCTTGGCGGTTGGATTCACGACCTTCACGATGGTTTCCTGCGACTCGTTATCGTAGCTTCCCACCGCATACAGCTGAGGGATCTCCGGCCCTGGCATCGCACAGGCGTGCACCATCTGGCCATCGAGATAGCAGGCCACCTTGCCGCCCGACATCTCGACGCGCACTTCGTACCACTGCCCGTTGTCGATCCGCCCGTCGACTTCGTCGGCGACTACGGGAACATCCCAGTGAGTTGCCTGGCGGCTGAGGAGTTGGTGCTTTCCGCGGGCGTTGCCGAGGTTCCACTCGATCCGTGAACCTCCGTCAGTGTTGCGGAAGAGAATCATCGGGCCACCGCGCCCATCGAGCTTGCGAACCTCGAGCGTGAGAGTTCCCTCGGCCCATTGGTAATCGCCGATCATGGCTCTCGCGTAGCCCGACGGATTCGACTGACGAACCACTTCGGGGGCGACTAGCCAGCGACTCCCCAGCCCAACCTGCAACACCTCGTTGGCATCGATCTCTGGCTGCTCAAAGAGCACCTTCCCCTGACTCTCGTACTTAATGTTGCGATACTCGACGCTGGCGTCGACACTACCCACGCCGATCTTGCCACCGAATGGTTGCCGAGGGCGGGAGTCGCTCACTTCGGTCGGACGAGTTTGATCGCCGAGGTGGTGACTGAATAGCAACTGCGTGTAATAGGAGGGCGAGCCGTACGACTCGAGATTATCAAACCAGAGTAGATTCGGCCGCCATTGCCACGCCTGTTCGTGCCCCATCAGCGGGGCGTAGGCACTCATGTCGACGATGTCGCCATTGCGTTCGATACCGGTAAGAAACGCTGCCTCGGCCAAGGCACACCTGAGCGTATTGCGATTCAGCGGACTTACCAGCTGCACCGACTGCGAAGCGTACTCGCCCATGAACACCTTCGGCCCGCTGCGATCGTAGTTATCATAACGGGTCGCTTCGCGCATGAACCAATCGGGCGAGGCGTAGCAGTGCTCGTCGACGATCGGCACCTTCAGCTCTCTCAAGATCGGCCAGGCGTAGTCGAAACGCTCGCCGGCTGGAAATGGGCCTGAAGTGGAAATCAACTCGACCTCGGGATGGCGAGCTTCGAGCACCGTGGCAAACCGCCGATACCGCTCGAAATACTCGGGCCCCCACTGCTCGTTGCCAACTCCCAATAGCCTGAGATTGAATGGTTCGGGATGCCCCATCGCCGCGCGACGCCCACCCCACTCGCTGGTCACTGGACCGTTGGCGAACTCAATGAGATCAAGCGCGTCTTGAATGTATGGTTCAAGCTGGTCGAGCGGCACTAATTCACCAGAGTTGAACTGGCAAGCCATGCCGCAATTGATGATCGGCATCGGCTCGGCACCAATGTCTTCGGCCAACTGAAAGTACTCAAAGAACCCGACGTCGAACGACTGGTAGTAATCCGGCGCAGGGCGATGGGCGAACTCGGTGTTCCAGCGATTCACGATGAGCCGCCGCTCATCGCGAGGACCAATGGTCGACTTCCACTGATAGCGATACTTCAGCTCGCTCCCCTCCACGATGCAACCACCGGGAAAGCGAAAGAACGCCGGCTTCATGTCGGCCAACAACTGAACCAGATCCTTCCGCAGGCCGTGCGGGTGGCCCTTCCAGGTATCGGTCGTGCAGAGCGACACCAAATCGAGGTCGACCAACCCTTTATTGCGCATGAGCAATTGCAAGCTGGCGTTCGCATCGGTCTTCGAAGGGGTAAGCATCAACTCGATAGGTTGCCAGGCCGAACCGCGGATGGCACACGTTTGCTCGGCAAGCACCTGGTCGTCGTCTCCAACCAGTCGGACGACGAGCGGGATTTCGGCTCCCGCGGTCGAGCGAGCTTGGGCGGTGAATCGATAGGTCTCACCCTGATGAAGCCCGATGCCGCGGTACCCGTTGTTCTCCACTCCACCGGTCTGCGACGAGTCGTCGGACGTGAGTCGCAAGAAGGTTGGATTCGCCGATTTGATGCCTGCATCGGTGCTGGCCTGCACCTCGACTCCTTCACCGACCCGCGTCCAGCCCAGCAGCGATTTGGGAATCTCCATCGAGCCATTGATCACCTGTTCGGCACTGAATCCCCCATCGGCACCGAAGTTGATGTCCTCGAAGAACACACCGACCAATTGCGGACTGATTTCGTGCCCCGCCGACTCGCAGTCGACCGTCACGGTGGCGTCGGCCGCCCAGGACGAAGTGGCCAAAAGTACCGAGAGAAATGCCCAATATCGCATCGCTAAGGACTGCATGACAATTTGCACCAGAACAGGAGATGGAAGAGGATTTTCATTAATTTTAAATACATATCCAACCGTCGGTAGTGGTCAATCACACGCGATCTCACTTACCCCAGGCAAGCCATCTCAGTCGTTTTGCATAACGCTCTTCAGCATCCCCCCCCAGCGCCAAGGTTTTGAGGCATAGAAACCTACTGCAAATCGCTCAGCGAACAAGCGGTTGCGATGGCGATGGGCTACGCTTGCTATAGACACACCAGGAATACGCAGAGATCAGTAGAGTAGCAGCCCGCGATTTGGCTTGCATCAACAAACGAAGTGCTTTGCCCGGCAGCTCAATGCTAGTGCTTGGTCCCCCTGTTTAATTCGGCATCGATCTGGTGCAATAGGTTCCCCCAAAACCCATTCGATGGCCATGAACTTTTGGCGTGTCACCTCTGTTGCCCCCGCATGCTTTGTGAATTCTCGTAGCTCCAACCACGCTGTGGATCCTTACCGCGAAGTCACGCGGGCTGCCCAAATTGGCCTGGCTGCTAATCTGGGTTTAGGCATCGTGAAACTCATAGGCGGCATCGTGGGACATTCGTTCGCCCTGGTGGCCGACTCGGTGAATTCGCTGGGAGACTCGATCAGCACCTTAGTAGTGCTCTACGCACTGAAAGTCGCTCAGCGCCCTCCCGACAAAGAACATCCCTACGGGCATAGCCGCGCGGAGGGCATTGCCGCTTCGAACGTGGCGCTGCTGGTGGTACTGTCGGCCGTGGTGGTTGGTTGGGAGGCGATTCGCCGCTTCGGTGTCGCCCACGAGTTGCCCCCCACTTGGACGTTGTGGATTGCTGGCTCGAACGTCGTGATCAAGGAAGCGTTGTACCACTACAAAATGCGAGTGGGCCGGCGAACTGGTTCGGCGGTGATGATGGCCAACGCGTGGGATCATCGCAGCGATGCCTTATGCGCCCTGGCGGTACTCATCGGCTTGGCCGCAATCTCCTTGGGAGGCAATCAGTACATCTGGGCCGACGAAGTCGCGTCGTTGATTGTTGCGACTGCCATCATCTGGTCAGGTATTCAACTCTTTCGGCAAAGCGCTAGCGAGTTGATGGATGCCCAGGCCGCGGACGACCTGGTGCAATCCATTAGAGAATATGCCATCGCTCACCCCGAAGTCCAAGGTGTCGAAACGCTCTGGGTTCGCAAATCAGGCTTAGAGTTCTTTGCCGACATTCACTTGGAAGTCGATCGCAAGCTCACCATTGCCGAGGGACACACAATTGGGCATCGCGTGAAGGATCACTTGCTTCACGAGTTTCCGCAGTTGCGCGACGTGCTCGTGCACCTCGAACCGTTCCCTCGTGAAGAGCCACCCGCGACTACGGATGACGCTTCATAGTGAGCATTGCGCGACTACACCGCACGGCGGCGAGCGACGACCAATGCGGCCGTCGCTGCCACCAGCAGGAAGATGGAAGTAGGCTCTGGCACGGCCGCTCCCCCAACAGCGTCGAGAGAGGCTGCCCAGGTCGCACCAAAATTGCCCTTCCATACGTCGTAGTCGGCGACAGTTACGCCGTCGATGCCATCGCCATTGCCGTTGAGGGCGTCGTCGGTATCGGCTCCGAGGTTGTCGCGCCAAACCGTGTAGTCGGCGATGCTCACGACGCCGTCGCCGTTGAAGTCGCCTTCGAGCGGCTGAAGTACAATCGCCAGCATACCCTCGGTCAGCAACTCGCTATCGTCCCACACAAGGCCTAATTCCAACGCGGGGAGCATCAAGGTCGGCGAGCCGGAAATCGTGCCCGTAACATTCAACAGATTAAACGTGTCGCCCGCCTGTCCCGAGAAGGTATCGAGTAGGTTGACTTCCAACGTACCATCCAAAATCAGATCACCAGTAACCGATAGACTGTCGTAACTCTCCAGACCATTCATGTCGAAAGCAAGCGTTGCGCCGAGTTGCAGATCGAAGTCTCCATCGACTGTCGCTCGGAAGTTCTGGATCCCATCGGTGGTGCTTACTGTAACATCGTCGACGGTCCACGCATCGTTGTGCGAGCCAAAACCAATCAGGCCCGTTCCACCGGTTTGCAACGCCGGGTTGGTGAGATTCACGGTGTAGTTGCTGGTGCCATCGCTGGCGGTAAACGACACCTCACCTGCTGTGGCGTTGTGTACCAGCGTCACGTCCCACGGAACGTTATTGGCAAAGTTGCCCGTGGTGCCCGAGGGAACATTCGTCAGTGTTTGCGGAGTATCGTCCACCACTTGGATAATCGAGATTCCGTAACCTTGATTCACCTGGGCGTAGAAGTAGTTATCCTGATCGACGTAACCAAACACCACCGAAGCATCTGCGTATCCACCGCTCGGATCGCTCTGACCAATGGTCGCCGACACGATATCGACCGCACCACTCGCATCAAGCGGTGAGATCGCCATGCTTCCATTGTGGGCGTTGCCGGTGTCCGGGAAGTCGGTATTCGCATTGGTTTGATTGAGCGAAACTGACGAGCTTACTCCATTCGCACCGCTCATCAGCTCGAAGACCGCGTCGTCGTTGCCGGTTTGCGTTGAAGTAGAAGAGCGGCCATCGATCAACTGCCAACCGCTCATCGACGGGGTGTTGGTCACCGCGTTGCCGGTGAACACGACTCCGGTTGCCGGTGGGCCGAAGCCTTCAAAGTCTTCGCCGGTGACCGTGGGAGTGCTGAGCACGTAACCATCACCACCGATACGGATGGTAGAGCCCGACTTCGCGACGAGATCACCGCCGATGGTGATCACCTGTTTCTGCTCGTTACCAACTTCCAGGGTCGAACCGCTTTCGGCTGTGATCGATCCGTAGTTGCTATTTGCAATCGCCAGCGTGACCACACCGGTACCGCTGAGAACCACTAGAGCGGTGCCCTTAATCGCCTCGCCGGTGATGGTGTAGTTTTTGGTGTTGTTGTTAAAATTGATTTCGCCCGCGTAGACTTCTTGAGCCACGACAACATCGGTTGTTCCGGTGGCCGAATCGTCGAACGTCACACGATCGAGGTTCATGAACCGGGTGGATCCGCCAGTCCAGTTCGGATCGGCGTTGATGTCCCAGTAGGCACTCGTGCTTCCTTTCCAAGTCAAGTTGGCCGCCGAACCACTTACCTGCAGATTCACGCTATCGGAATCGGTTGCCATGCTAAGTGCAAACCGGGTGTTGGTGATCAACTCGCCATCAGCATCGACCAACGTCGGCTCATAGCTAGCAGCCGTAGCCGATCCGTTGAGCGAACCAGCCGCGCGAATCAAGGTATAGGTACCGCTAGCCAAGGTGCCTTGGGGAGTGATCTGCACTGCGAAACGCCCGGAGCTTCCCAGGGCATCGTTCGCAGTCACGTTGCCCGAGACGTCAATCAGATCGTTCTCGCCATTGTCGACATCGTGCGAATCGCCAAGCTTGAATTTCAGCGCCCCGGTGGGGGTCGAGCTGTACGTGGTCATCGACAGGTTGCCCGCTACGTCGAGCGTCCCGACCTTGTCGCCAGGGGCCAAAATGGCATCGTCGAAGTAGCCGAGATTACCAGTGACCTGCCCTGCCCCGCCGATCGTCTGACCAACCTGCATGTTGTAGACGCCGAACGAGGAGACATCCATCGTCGCCGCCTCCGACACATGAATCACTGGGCTGGCGAGTTCGCCGATGTCGCCAGGGCCGGCGACTACTTTCAGTGTGCCCTCTTCCACCAGTGTGGAGCCGTACCAGAAGTGATCTACAGCGCTCGAAGGACTAGACAAAGTGAGCGTGCCGGTGCCGCGTTTGATGACGTTGATATTGTTGTTCGCGTTCGTGTCGGCAATACCATCGGGCGACAGGGTTTGGTCTTCGTTGTTGATGAGGTCGACAAGTTCCCCCAGGTCATCGGCCGCACAGTCGGAAATGTACCCAGTGATGTTTGTGTTACCAGCACCCGAGAAAATGTAATTCCTCGTGCCTGCGGAATCGCTCGCGGTAAGCACGCCCCCGAGCTGGAGTGTTTGAGAAGCGACGGCCGATTCGATGGTAACGTCGCCAACATCGCGGATGTAAACGTTGCCATTCCAATTATTGTTGCCTTCGCTCAGCAGATGTGGCACCTCGGCTTCTTCGTCTAAACGCGCATCAAACTGCAGAATCTCATCGGCCACGGTGATGTTATTCGTAAGTTTTAGCTGACCTATGTTGCGATCACCTGGTACGCCGACGTAGGTTCTTGATTCAAAGGTGCCTTGCGTCCCGAACACACCAGTATCGGAGACGACCATGACACCAGCGCTGATGCGATAGACGCCGTCGAAGTTCTTCGGCGAATCGAACACAATCACTTCATCCAATAGCGAGTTACTGAGCACAAAGGTGCCATCGCCGGTGATATCGTGATTAAAGGTGCCGGAGAATCCACCACCGAGTGGCTCACCTTCGTCGTCGAGGAAGCCTTGTGCGACAAACAGAGCGTCGGTTTCTATGTTGAGGTCGTCGTTAATCGAGTTGATATTAGTCGCTCGCAAAATACCAGCTTGTACATTGGTAACACCCGTGTAGGTATTGTCGCCTCCCAGGTAGAGATCGCCGCCACCTACTTTATTCAGTCCACTTGTGCCAGCGATACTGGCGTTGATCGTCGCCTGACCTTCGATCGTCGCTGCTCCGGTAAGAGTAAGCGCGCTGAATCCATCGCTCTCGAGTACGTACTCACCATTCGCGGCCTGGAACAGCAGGCCGCCGATCTCGGCATTCGTGTCGACCGTTACCACTCGCTCGTCGGTCACGACGTTTCCAAATAACGCCAGCACTCCACCGTCGGGTACGACTCCGCCCGACCAGTTTGCCGTGTCGCCATAGTTTCCATCGGCGTCGACCGCCCACTGGATGACCGAAGAAGTCGGCATCGCCACGCCAGTGACGTCTTGATAAGCGGATGCACCGGTGCTGAATCGGAAAGCGTCGAGCGCACCAGGACCGGCACCGTAAACAGTGACCCCCATGTCGCTAATGCCATCGTCTCCGTCCCAGTTACGACCAAGATATGACTCGTCGGGTAGCAATGGATCAATCGCGGTGACGTCGGGATTGTACCACCAAGAGAGTATATCGGAGCCGCCTGGGTTGAGTTGCAAACGCCCCAGCATCAGGAACGGGCTTGCATCCATGGCATAATCGTTCGCTCCCCCACCAGGTTCGCGAAAGATCTCCATCATCGAATCATCCAAGCCCCGCATGAGGAACCGCCCACCGTTGTCCATCGCATCGAACGTAAGACCTGTGCGTGCGGATACCGAACCATTCACACTGCCGATGAACGAAAACCAAATGTCGGCATCGCTTGTGGTTGGTGCTGCCAATCCGCGGTAGGCACTCGCTGCTCCTCCTGCGTTTTCAATATGCTGAGCGGTACCACTTTGCGAGATGGCATAGTTGGTGGAAGCCGGTGCAATTAGATTGCCTGCGACAACGTTGGTTTCTTCTGTGGTGGCATTGGTGAAGGTTGAGCCATCGGCCCAACCAGTTCCGCCCCCCTGCCCCGCGAGTACACCCGCTGTGACGTCGTTAAAATCGTGGGTCACTAGTTGTGCATGAGAATTTGATATTAGCGTTAGGCTTAAGATACAAAGAGCCGCCGTTAGCATCGCTTGCCGTAACATGGTTCAAGAATCCTCTAGAACAGTAGAAGTTAGAGAAGTAGTGCGATCGCAGATAGAAAGTCGTAAGGCAACGAGCGTGATACTCGCTGACCAGTGCAGTTTAGGACGTTTGGAAGAGAGTTAAACATGAGATTAGGTGTTAAGAACCTAACGACTTGAACTTACAGTTGCCAGCAGATTCGCGCAAAACAACTGAACAATTGCGTCACTCAGCAGCAACACGATGGCGGTTCTTCCATCGGATCATCGCTGGCAACACAACGGAGACGCTAGCCAACGCCACCGAAGTTGGTTCAGGTGTGGGAGTGGAGTTAGAACTTGTTTGACCACTGGGGTTCGTATCGCCAAAGTGGTCGCGCCAGATTTGGTAATCGCCGGCATCAATCACTCCGCTCCTGTCTCCATCGGCGCTACTGCCATGGCTAACTCGCATTCCTAACTTGTCCCTCCACACGGTGTAGTCGGCCAGATTCACGATACCATCCCCGTTATAGTCCCCTGCCAAGGGGATAGAGACCGAGTAAGTAAACCACGCTGTCGCGTTTGTCGACGTATTCGAAGAGATACGCACCCAGTGGGCGGAGTAACCATCGGCAAAACTGTGCACCAACGATTCCCCAGGCTGCACCGTGAGCGTGTCGTACACCGACCATTCGTCGGTACCCAGAAAATCGACTTCGATCGTAAACTCCACAGCTGTCGCAGCGTCGTGCGACAGTTCCAACTGTTTCTGGTCATATCCTGCCATCAAGTACGGATCGGAGGCCGCGTTCGCTTCGACCGCGGTATCCTTCCATGGTCCACCGACTCCGGCAGGAGCTCCGAACGACCAGAGATCGTCGACGTTGCCAAACCAAAGAGCCACCTTTCCATCGTTCGACTGAACGCAGTGCCCCTCAGCAGCCGACTCGGCGGATACGCCGGAGAGTACCAGCATACCTCGCCAGGACATGAAGTCGAAAATATCGAGGTTGTGCGTCGTTATCGGCACCATGCGGCGGACTCCCCCTCCGGCGAACTCCTTCGGCACTTCGTAGATGGTGCCATGGGCGTTGAGCAGATTGCGTTCGGTCACCACCTCGCGCATTCCGCGTCGCCAACCGGAGGAAGTTTCGCTGTCGAATATATCGAGCCCCTTCGGTAGTCGGAAACGCTGCCCTTGATCAGTGAGGATGACCGAGGCCTCGTCGACTTCAAAATCCTGGGTAGTTGCCGCTTCGCTCCGCAGACTTGCTTCGTCCGCCGAGTCGACCGCCACCAATTCCAACGCAGCGGTCGTTGGGTTCAACTGTGCCTGATAGTATCCGGTGCCGACAATCTGCCCGCTGGCGTCCAATTGGTCGGCGGCAAACTCCAGTTTGAAGTCGCTGCCTGCCATCGATCGGAGCACTCCCTGCGACCGTGGTTCAGGAACCATCGGATCGGAGAGTCCCGCTGTCAGAGTGGGATTCAGTTGCCGGGCTGGATTCGCGACATGCAGATAAGCGGTTGCCGAATCGAGGGCTCGATCCGATTTCACTCGCATCCATTGGGCGTCAAGATTCTTTGGCATCAAGTAATAGCCATAGCTGCCTCGCTGGTCGCCGTTGCCTTCGACAGTCACCTGCTCCAGTGGCTGCCAAGCACCAGTGCCATTAGTGTCGACCTCGACCGTGAAGGTAACTGCCTCGTCGCTATGGTGCTGGAAGTGGACCACTCGATCGCGAAAGCCACTTATCAGAAACGCATCCGAGGTCTCGTCTGCTGCGACAGCGTCGTTTACCCAAACACCGCCGAATCCCTTGGGGGGACCGCCATACTGTTCGATTTCGGACTTATCGAGAAACAGGATATTCGAATTTGCCCGCGGCAATATATTGTTGCCCAGCTGAATGGAAGCATCGTTCGCTGCCAGAACGATTTGATCTCCATCCTCTACAAAGTCAACAATCATCTTATGATGCGATGCAATCGGCTTCACACCTGATGGGTTGGTAGCCGAAAACTCCTCGGGCACGAGGAACAGCATGCCATGATGACTCATGAGATAGCCAGCTTCGAGGCCGACGTCGCGGATGCGCGGCCACTCGGTGTACCATCCGTTGGGATGCCCATGCGTGTAACTGCTCTTGGGCATGCGAAACTTGGTCCACTCGCCAGTGGATGCATCGCGGGTGTTGATAAACATCGACTCGTCGTCCCAGCCGGTGGCCCAAATGGTGTCGGTACTGTCGGCCTGCATATCGACCGGCCCCCGCCGACTGGTAACTTCGGTGTACTGGGCCGAGTCGTCCACAATGGTCCAGGCGGCCAATTGCTCGGCATCCCCTTGGCCGTCCCACTCAACAAGACCGCCCTTGCTGGTGCTATCGCCACCGTTGTTGGTAAAAAACAGTCGTCCTTGGCCGGTGTAGAGTCCCTTACCATGCACGCCAGGCAAGTTTTTCTGAATGCTGTTGCCGATGGAGTCGAAATTGCCATCGACTCGCAACGTGGTGATCGCAGGCTGAGTCAAGTCGGTAAAGTCGACCTCGTAGAGTCCTTCTTCCATCGTCATGTAATACAACTTGTTCGGATCATACAGATGAGCGGCGGTGCCGGTGATTCGCCCCACCAAGTCCCCCGCTGCGAGATTAGTCGCTGGCAAGTAGCGAATGGTGTCGCTGGAATCAATGTACGCCGCGCCTACGATGTCGATTCCCAAGGAAGAGGAATGGTACCGATTTGCGTCGGTATTGCCGGGGTAGTCGTGATAGGTGGTATGCTCAAGCGTCGAAAGATCCACCGAGTATAGTTCGTCGGTCCCACCGGCGGTAATGTGGGGGCCGTACGTCATGAACCACAGCTTGTCGTTTCGATTCACGAGCGCTGCAACCGCGACCTCGTTGTGGGTGCTGGTTACCGCGGTGTGCGGATAGATGCCGCTATAGGCAACCGGCGAGGTTGGGGTGATGACAGTTGTGTTGTTAGCTACCGCTCCTGGCGTGGCGATCACCGACACGTTGTCGATATCGAAACCCACTCCATCCCAGCGATCGTTCAGCGAAAGCGATCGGGCACCGCTGGCATCGGCGCTGTTTTGAAACACCTTCAGATCCGACAGTACCTGACTACCATCGAGCTGCACTCCCCACGAAGCGGCCCCGGCGACGCCCGACCCCCAGTTTGAACCAGTGAGCA containing:
- a CDS encoding beta strand repeat-containing protein, whose product is MTHDFNDVTAGVLAGQGGGTGWADGSTFTNATTEETNVVAGNLIAPASTNYAISQSGTAQHIENAGGAASAYRGLAAPTTSDADIWFSFIGSVNGSVSARTGLTFDAMDNGGRFLMRGLDDSMMEIFREPGGGANDYAMDASPFLMLGRLQLNPGGSDILSWWYNPDVTAIDPLLPDESYLGRNWDGDDGISDMGVTVYGAGPGALDAFRFSTGASAYQDVTGVAMPTSSVIQWAVDADGNYGDTANWSGGVVPDGGVLALFGNVVTDERVVTVDTNAEIGGLLFQAANGEYVLESDGFSALTLTGAATIEGQATINASIAGTSGLNKVGGGDLYLGGDNTYTGVTNVQAGILRATNINSINDDLNIETDALFVAQGFLDDEGEPLGGGFSGTFNHDITGDGTFVLSNSLLDEVIVFDSPKNFDGVYRISAGVMVVSDTGVFGTQGTFESRTYVGVPGDRNIGQLKLTNNITVADEILQFDARLDEEAEVPHLLSEGNNNWNGNVYIRDVGDVTIESAVASQTLQLGGVLTASDSAGTRNYIFSGAGNTNITGYISDCAADDLGELVDLINNEDQTLSPDGIADTNANNNINVIKRGTGTLTLSSPSSAVDHFWYGSTLVEEGTLKVVAGPGDIGELASPVIHVSEAATMDVSSFGVYNMQVGQTIGGAGQVTGNLGYFDDAILAPGDKVGTLDVAGNLSMTTYSSTPTGALKFKLGDSHDVDNGENDLIDVSGNVTANDALGSSGRFAVQITPQGTLASGTYTLIRAAGSLNGSATAASYEPTLVDADGELITNTRFALSMATDSDSVNLQVSGSAANLTWKGSTSAYWDINADPNWTGGSTRFMNLDRVTFDDSATGTTDVVVAQEVYAGEINFNNNTKNYTITGEAIKGTALVVLSGTGVVTLAIANSNYGSITAESGSTLEVGNEQKQVITIGGDLVAKSGSTIRIGGDGYVLSTPTVTGEDFEGFGPPATGVVFTGNAVTNTPSMSGWQLIDGRSSTSTQTGNDDAVFELMSGANGVSSSVSLNQTNANTDFPDTGNAHNGSMAISPLDASGAVDIVSATIGQSDPSGGYADASVVFGYVDQDNYFYAQVNQGYGISIIQVVDDTPQTLTNVPSGTTGNFANNVPWDVTLVHNATAGEVSFTASDGTSNYTVNLTNPALQTGGTGLIGFGSHNDAWTVDDVTVSTTDGIQNFRATVDGDFDLQLGATLAFDMNGLESYDSLSVTGDLILDGTLEVNLLDTFSGQAGDTFNLLNVTGTISGSPTLMLPALELGLVWDDSELLTEGMLAIVLQPLEGDFNGDGVVSIADYTVWRDNLGADTDDALNGNGDGIDGVTVADYDVWKGNFGATWAASLDAVGGAAVPEPTSIFLLVAATAALVVARRRAV